The following are encoded together in the Candidatus Tanganyikabacteria bacterium genome:
- a CDS encoding DUF433 domain-containing protein: MDWRTRITTDPQVCHGKACIAGTRVMVSVVLDNLAEGVSPDEIVASYPPVTADDVRAAIAYAADLASERVIDIDKAG, from the coding sequence ATGGACTGGAGAACCCGGATCACGACCGATCCCCAGGTCTGCCACGGCAAGGCCTGCATCGCCGGCACGCGTGTGATGGTCTCCGTGGTGCTCGACAACCTCGCGGAGGGCGTGAGCCCTGACGAGATCGTGGCCAGCTACCCCCCGGTCACGGCTGACGACGTGCGGGCGGCCATCGCTTACGCCGCCGACCTGGCCAGCGAGCGCGTCATCGACATCGACAAGGCCGGATGA
- a CDS encoding DUF5615 family PIN-like protein, translating into MRFKIDENLPGELVELLAGAGHDAHTVRDEKLVGSPDPSLLAACIREGRALVTLDVGFGDIRTYPPATTPGLLVLRPRSQFKGHVLALVTRILALFETEQLEGRLWVVEEHRVRIRES; encoded by the coding sequence ATGAGGTTCAAGATCGACGAGAACCTGCCCGGTGAACTCGTCGAGCTACTGGCCGGCGCGGGACACGACGCGCACACCGTCAGGGACGAGAAGCTGGTCGGGAGCCCCGACCCCAGCCTGCTGGCGGCCTGCATCCGCGAGGGGCGGGCGCTGGTGACGCTCGACGTGGGCTTCGGCGATATCAGGACCTACCCGCCGGCCACGACGCCCGGCCTGCTGGTCCTGCGGCCCCGGAGCCAGTTCAAGGGGCACGTGCTGGCCCTGGTGACGAGGATCCTCGCCTTGTTCGAGACAGAACAGCTTGAGGGGCGACTGTGGGTGGTCGAGGAACACCGCGTTCGGATTCGGGAGTCCTAA
- a CDS encoding integrase arm-type DNA-binding domain-containing protein: MDLQEFSPNFCGFGTLLAPRGDRMPKKMDAQWVDRVKPPTDVDRVEYFDEKVTGLILRVTKAGKKSWYLQYRVKPAPKKRRMALGSYPATSLANAREKAQEHSLTAARGQDPGASAALASGSGDILTFGRLAELYIEKYAKKKRVTWTVDQARLDRNFLSRWADRPAGDLTKQDVLDAYERIELRGTIEANRNVQLVRAIYNWAIEQDLLDKNPTERIKLSSEASRERVLTESEIRKVWEATYQLTPQMGAIYRLKLIIAQRSAEVEAMRWQDIDGHWWNIPGPLTKPRRAHRVYLPQMALDEINEFPRRGVWVFPSDSRSGHVDNVGKALARLKRLSGIDDFTGHDFRRTAATFMAQMKVPRSIASRVLNHSGRGDESPGVTGVYVRYGYDDEKKEALEKWAGKLREIVGKPDPVTAVSVL; the protein is encoded by the coding sequence ATGGACTTGCAGGAGTTCTCACCGAATTTCTGTGGTTTTGGCACCCTCCTGGCACCCCGAGGTGACCGCATGCCGAAGAAGATGGACGCCCAGTGGGTCGATCGCGTGAAGCCCCCAACCGACGTGGACCGCGTCGAGTATTTCGACGAAAAGGTCACCGGCTTGATCTTGCGCGTCACCAAGGCCGGTAAGAAATCGTGGTACCTCCAGTACCGCGTGAAGCCTGCCCCCAAGAAACGCCGGATGGCGCTGGGTTCCTACCCGGCGACCTCCCTGGCGAACGCCCGCGAGAAGGCTCAGGAACACAGCCTGACCGCTGCACGCGGCCAAGACCCCGGAGCCAGCGCGGCGCTGGCATCCGGATCGGGGGACATCCTGACCTTTGGACGGCTGGCGGAGCTGTACATCGAGAAGTACGCCAAGAAGAAACGGGTGACCTGGACCGTCGATCAAGCGCGGCTCGACCGAAACTTCCTGTCTCGCTGGGCCGACCGGCCGGCGGGCGACCTGACGAAGCAGGACGTACTCGACGCATACGAGAGGATCGAGCTTCGCGGGACTATCGAAGCCAACCGAAACGTCCAGCTGGTCCGCGCCATCTACAACTGGGCGATCGAGCAGGATCTGCTCGACAAGAACCCCACGGAGCGAATCAAGCTGAGCTCAGAGGCAAGCAGGGAGCGCGTTCTGACCGAATCCGAGATCCGGAAAGTCTGGGAAGCTACCTACCAGCTCACTCCGCAGATGGGGGCCATTTACCGACTCAAGCTCATCATCGCGCAGCGATCGGCAGAGGTCGAGGCGATGCGGTGGCAGGACATCGATGGCCACTGGTGGAACATCCCAGGCCCGTTGACGAAGCCAAGGCGTGCGCACCGGGTGTACCTGCCGCAGATGGCTCTTGACGAGATCAACGAGTTTCCCCGGCGCGGCGTGTGGGTGTTCCCAAGTGACTCACGATCGGGGCATGTGGACAACGTCGGCAAGGCGCTGGCGCGGCTCAAGCGACTTTCCGGTATCGACGACTTCACGGGCCACGACTTCCGCAGGACTGCGGCGACGTTCATGGCCCAAATGAAGGTTCCGCGCAGCATTGCCAGCCGAGTGCTAAACCACTCCGGTCGTGGGGACGAAAGCCCCGGGGTCACCGGCGTCTATGTCCGGTACGGGTACGACGACGAAAAGAAGGAAGCGCTCGAAAAGTGGGCGGGCAAGCTGCGCGAAATCGTCGGGAAGCCTGATCCGGTGACCGCAGTATCTGTGCTGTAG
- a CDS encoding AbrB/MazE/SpoVT family DNA-binding domain-containing protein, giving the protein MLRETSKVGKRGTVVIPAGLRKRFGLEEGTLVVVEEREDGVLLRPAVALPIERYSSGRRAEFLLSNAVDAGDYARAREEVQKLGIDPDKVPHHRAKAD; this is encoded by the coding sequence ATGCTACGCGAAACCAGCAAGGTGGGAAAGCGCGGGACGGTCGTGATCCCCGCCGGACTGCGGAAGCGATTCGGTCTCGAAGAGGGGACCCTCGTTGTCGTCGAAGAACGCGAAGACGGGGTACTCCTGCGGCCCGCCGTGGCGCTGCCGATCGAACGCTATTCATCGGGGCGCCGCGCCGAGTTCCTGCTCTCAAACGCGGTCGACGCCGGGGATTACGCTCGGGCGCGGGAGGAAGTACAGAAGCTCGGAATCGATCCGGACAAGGTGCCTCATCACCGGGCCAAGGCGGATTAG
- a CDS encoding TIGR02677 family protein: MDTVSPLRVFAHLNVERTTLYRDILKVFTDAKERFLAVLRPLDVREALLAAGQVADLPAVEAALGQLVEWGNLAAQPDTSEVATVEEFYRIRLLYQLTPAGEAAEHALAVFHEDLDRPGELKAAALVDIRDYLTRVLELARSDDLPEREVYQVLSALRDRFGDLTGQAQRFMGSLQRAIELHGQSLEGLLDYKERLVDYLERFIGDLVVVGSEIGAQLEAIAMSGIDLILDIGARQELSDRLIVGDSDLDEAEARWRQRWDGLEAWFLRRDGAPAQAELLRARARNAIPSLLAAIAGLHERRVQRSDRAADFRSLAIWFAEASSDGDAHRLWRAAFGLAPCRHLAVDASTLAAWEEARVRPGVSWLDAPPLSVHWRLRETGRTTRRGRYRAVVDYSEGKAALAALLQDENSQIEAARRLLATGRRIRLSELGELPPAAFGLLLDLLGDALAEHVGADETIETASSDGTLSIRLEPPGDGKQAAVRTRDGVLVAPDYHVTISDPFAGLEPEGNGPDRALAS, translated from the coding sequence TTGGACACGGTCTCCCCGCTGCGCGTCTTTGCGCACCTAAACGTCGAGCGGACAACGCTCTACCGGGACATCCTGAAGGTGTTCACGGACGCTAAGGAGCGCTTCCTGGCCGTACTCAGGCCGCTGGACGTGCGAGAAGCCCTTCTTGCCGCCGGGCAGGTAGCCGATCTTCCGGCCGTCGAGGCCGCGCTCGGACAGCTGGTCGAGTGGGGCAACCTGGCCGCCCAGCCGGACACGTCCGAGGTAGCCACCGTCGAGGAGTTCTATCGCATTCGGCTGCTCTACCAGCTCACGCCCGCCGGCGAGGCCGCCGAGCATGCCCTTGCCGTCTTCCACGAAGACCTGGATCGCCCTGGCGAACTCAAAGCCGCTGCGCTGGTAGACATCCGCGACTACCTCACCCGGGTTCTGGAGCTCGCTCGAAGTGACGACCTGCCTGAACGCGAGGTCTATCAGGTGCTTTCCGCACTGCGCGATCGATTCGGGGATCTGACTGGCCAGGCGCAACGGTTCATGGGCAGTCTCCAGCGGGCCATCGAGCTCCACGGACAATCCCTCGAGGGACTTCTGGACTACAAAGAGCGCCTTGTGGACTATCTCGAGCGATTCATCGGCGACCTGGTCGTGGTGGGTTCGGAAATCGGCGCACAGCTCGAGGCCATCGCCATGAGCGGGATCGATCTCATCCTGGACATCGGGGCACGCCAGGAGCTCTCGGACCGCCTGATCGTTGGGGATAGCGACCTGGATGAGGCCGAAGCCAGATGGCGCCAGCGCTGGGATGGTCTCGAGGCGTGGTTCCTGCGCCGCGACGGTGCGCCGGCTCAAGCCGAGCTACTCCGCGCCCGCGCTCGCAATGCCATTCCGTCGCTTCTGGCCGCCATCGCGGGTCTGCATGAACGGCGAGTCCAGCGCAGCGACCGAGCCGCCGACTTCCGGTCGCTCGCCATTTGGTTCGCCGAGGCCTCATCCGACGGCGATGCGCACCGGCTGTGGCGAGCGGCCTTCGGTCTGGCGCCTTGCCGCCACCTCGCGGTGGATGCCAGCACGCTCGCTGCCTGGGAGGAGGCGCGGGTGCGGCCTGGCGTGAGCTGGCTGGACGCGCCGCCGCTCTCGGTCCACTGGAGGCTTCGCGAAACCGGACGCACGACGCGCAGGGGGCGCTACCGAGCGGTCGTGGACTACAGCGAAGGCAAGGCGGCGCTTGCGGCGCTGCTGCAGGACGAGAACTCCCAGATCGAGGCCGCTCGCCGCCTGCTCGCCACCGGGCGCCGGATCCGCCTGTCCGAGCTGGGCGAGCTGCCCCCTGCGGCCTTCGGTCTGTTGCTGGACTTGCTCGGTGACGCGCTGGCCGAGCACGTCGGAGCTGACGAGACGATCGAGACGGCGTCCTCGGACGGCACCCTGTCGATCCGGCTGGAACCGCCCGGCGACGGGAAGCAGGCCGCCGTCCGTACCCGGGACGGCGTTCTCGTTGCCCCGGATTACCACGTCACCATCTCGGACCCGTTCGCCGGCTTAGAGCCAGAGGGCAACGGGCCGGACAGGGCGTTGGCCTCATGA
- a CDS encoding TIGR02678 family protein: protein MTDAPAHFADRLQMAERQRAARALLTRPLMTPYGEDAEAFALARKHEAWLREWFARNAGWSLHADSEVVRLRKTASNGDATRPARDGSTQQPFTRRRYALFCLALGSLERSERQITLGRLADAIAALIATEPRLALLDFKLDISSQDHRRDLVQAIRLLLHWRILVRVQGDESQFITTDRADVLYNVDRAALSAVFSLRRGPSTVQDRAFEDRLDAISAEPFPESDEARNRRLRNRLTRRLLDDPVLLVSELAQDEREYFTSQRPALIKQVAEATGLVPEIRAEGVVMADETGDATDLGMPEEGTEGHVTLLVAMFLADRLRAGNIPVSEAAVRHHVASAQTEFGKHWRQDARQPGAERHLAELALGRLAALGLCRRSEDGVHPQPIMARYRLVPQDKAAPAARRAR, encoded by the coding sequence ATGACGGACGCCCCCGCCCACTTCGCGGACCGCCTCCAGATGGCCGAGCGCCAGCGGGCGGCCCGCGCACTCCTGACGCGTCCGCTGATGACGCCGTACGGAGAAGACGCAGAGGCCTTCGCCCTCGCCCGCAAGCACGAAGCGTGGCTTCGAGAGTGGTTCGCCCGGAACGCAGGCTGGTCCCTCCACGCCGATTCGGAAGTGGTGCGGCTGCGCAAGACCGCCTCAAACGGCGACGCGACGCGCCCCGCCCGCGACGGATCCACCCAGCAGCCGTTTACCCGGCGTCGCTACGCTCTGTTCTGCCTCGCGCTGGGCTCTCTCGAGCGTTCCGAGCGGCAGATCACGCTCGGCAGGCTGGCGGATGCGATCGCGGCCTTGATTGCCACGGAACCTCGGCTTGCCTTGCTCGACTTCAAGCTGGACATTTCTTCCCAGGATCACCGGCGCGACCTCGTCCAGGCCATCCGCCTCCTGCTTCACTGGAGGATTCTGGTCCGCGTCCAAGGCGACGAGTCGCAATTCATCACGACCGACCGTGCAGACGTTCTATACAACGTGGACCGTGCCGCGCTCTCGGCCGTCTTCAGCCTGCGGCGCGGCCCATCCACCGTCCAGGATAGGGCCTTCGAGGATCGACTGGACGCGATCTCGGCTGAACCGTTCCCCGAGTCGGACGAGGCCCGGAACCGGCGCTTGCGCAACCGGCTGACCCGGCGGTTGCTCGACGATCCCGTGCTGCTGGTTTCAGAATTGGCCCAGGACGAACGCGAGTACTTCACATCCCAACGCCCCGCCTTGATCAAGCAGGTGGCCGAGGCCACGGGTCTGGTTCCCGAGATCCGCGCCGAGGGCGTCGTGATGGCGGACGAAACAGGCGACGCCACGGACCTCGGGATGCCCGAGGAGGGCACCGAGGGCCATGTCACGCTGCTAGTGGCCATGTTCCTCGCCGATCGCTTGCGAGCGGGCAACATCCCCGTGTCCGAGGCCGCCGTGCGTCACCATGTCGCCTCAGCCCAGACCGAGTTCGGGAAGCACTGGCGCCAGGACGCCCGCCAGCCTGGCGCCGAGCGCCACCTCGCCGAGCTCGCACTCGGGCGCCTCGCCGCCCTTGGCCTCTGCAGGCGCTCGGAGGACGGAGTCCATCCGCAGCCGATCATGGCGCGCTACAGGCTGGTGCCGCAAGACAAGGCCGCGCCGGCCGCCAGGAGGGCCCGGTGA